GGTCTCAAGAAAGCGAAAATGCAAGCGATACATGTTTGGCTCAGGCACCAGGTCGGTTCCAAACAGAATGCGATCAGCGTGCTTCAGAAAGAAGTCGCGCGCAGTATAAGGCTGGCGGCCCAGCTCTGCTGCACGTGCACCGATATCCACATAAAGGTTGGGATGCTGGTTGAGCAGCTCACTCACATAGGAAAGCTTTTCCGAGCGTTCCGCCACGTGAGCGGCAACGAATGTTGTTCGGGGATGCCGCGCAAATACCTTGTCCCTCTGCCGCAGAAGCTGCTCTTTGCTGAAATGCGAACCATGGAAGCTCCACTCCGGATGCGCTGCCAGCTCTTCGTACCGTTCGTTTTCCCCGTCAATGGGAAAGAAGAATGCATCCGGGTCTGCCGTGTGAAACATGATCGGCACTTTGAGTTCCGCTGCCTTCTCAAACAATGGCGCCAGTCGCTCGTCGTCGACCTGCAACATCTCACCGGCTGAATCCCGGAGGCTAGTACCCAAGTCTTTCCAGATCTTCAAGCCACAAGCGCCCTGCTCCACCAACTTCTCCAAGCGATCGACAGACCGGGAGAAGAAGCCCGGGGCATGCATGTCCGTCCAATCCATCCATGCGATGGTC
This Edaphobacter bradus DNA region includes the following protein-coding sequences:
- a CDS encoding amidohydrolase family protein — encoded protein: MSKHAESQDKFIAMVSAKAEVNLPLGEFQPRSMLVTPVNEIQQAKFPAIDYHNHLDAQDPAAVLKVMDVCGIERIVNITMKVGSEAVAVIKRFNAEAPDRFSTIAWMDWTDMHAPGFFSRSVDRLEKLVEQGACGLKIWKDLGTSLRDSAGEMLQVDDERLAPLFEKAAELKVPIMFHTADPDAFFFPIDGENERYEELAAHPEWSFHGSHFSKEQLLRQRDKVFARHPRTTFVAAHVAERSEKLSYVSELLNQHPNLYVDIGARAAELGRQPYTARDFFLKHADRILFGTDLVPEPNMYRLHFRFLETADEYFEYPSHASRQGRWQIYGLFLPDDVLRLVYRENALRLLPQ